In the Brevundimonas mediterranea genome, CCAGGGCTTGCCGGTCGCGGCCTCGATGGTCGGCACGATGATGCCCAGCACATTGACCGGCCGGCCCAGCCGTTCGCGCAGGCCGGGGATCCAGGTCTGTTGCAGGCGGCGCAGGGCGATGGCGCTGGCGGTGTTGCAGGCCAGAACCACGACCGAGGCGCCGGCCTCGAACAGCCGCTCGCACCCCGCCCGGGTCAGTTCGACGATGTCCTCGCCGCCGCGCCCGCCATAGGGCGCGTGGGCCTGGTCGGCCAGATAGACGAAGTCCCGCTGGGGAAAGCGTCGGGTCAGTTCACGGTGGACGGTCAGGCCGCCCACGCCGGAGTCGAAAACGCCAATAGCCATATCCGGGCTTTAGAACAGTGCGACGATCGATCCAACAAGATTACGGGCCTTTAACGGGCGGGACAGGTGACGATCCGGTCCGGTGCGCCTAAGTGTGACCCCGACATGATTTTTCCACGGAGCATTCCATGCACAGACGCCAGCTTCTCATCGCGGGCGGCAGCCTGATGGCCCTCTCGGCCTGCGCCTCCACCGGATCCGGCGCTACGCCCGCCACCGGCGCGCCGACCGCCATGGACCTGGCTGAAGAAGGCCGCATCGCCCGCGCCGTCCTGCCGGCCGCGACGCCCAAGGCCGAACTGCTGCAGCCGTGGACCGGTTCGTATGACGGCCTGCCGCCGTTCGACAAGGTGACCCCGGCCAAGCTGCGCGAGGCCATGCTGGAAGGCATCGAGCTGCAACGCGCCGACATCGCCGCCATCGCGAACAACCCGGAGGCCCCGACCTTCGCCAACACCATGGCGGCGCTGGAGCTGGCCGGCGAGCCGCTGGACCGGGCGTCCAACCTCTATGGCGTCATGACCTCCAATATCGGCGGCGAGGCCTATGACGCGGTCGACACCGAACTGTCGCCCATCCTGTCGGCGGCCTCGGACGAGATCACCTTCAACGCGGCCCTGTTCCAGCGCGTCAAGACCGTCGCCGACAACGCCGACGCCATGGGCCTGAGCGCCCAGCAGAAGCGTCTGGCCGAGCGTCGCCGCGACGCCTTCATCCGTTCGGGCGCCAATCTGGACGCGGCGGGCAAGGCCGAGCTGGGCCGGATCAACACCGCCCTGTCCAACGCCTTCACCCGCTTCGGCCAGAAGGTCGTCGCCGACGAAAACGCCTGGACCCTGATCCCGAACGAAGCCGGTCTGGCGGGCCTGCCCGCCTCGAACAAGGCCGCCGCCGCATCGGCCGCACGCAGCCGCAATCTGCAGGGTTGGGCCATTCTGAACACCCGTTCGGCCGTCGATCCCTTCCTGACCTTCGCCGACGACCGGGCCCTGCGCGAGCAGGTCTGGAAGAAGTTCGTCAACCGCGGCGACAACGGCGACGCCAACGACACCAATGCGACCATCGCCGAGATCGTGAAGCTGCGCGATCAGCGGGCCAAGCTGCTGGGCTATCGCAACCATGCCGAACTGCGCATGCAGGACACCATGGCCAAGACCCCGGCCAATGCGCAGAGCCTGATGGACCGCGTCTGGGCGCCGGCCAAGGCGCGCGTCGCCGAAGAGGTCGCCGACATGAAGGCGATCGCCGGCTTCGACATCGAGCCCTGGGACTACCTCTATTTCGCCGAGAAGGTCCGCAAGGCCAAGTACGACCTGGATCAGAACCAGCTGAAGCCCTATTTCGAACTGAACGCGGTCCGCGCCGGTTCCTTCGCCATGGCCGAGCGTCTGTACGGCTTCAAGTTCACCAAACTGCCCAAGGGTTCGGTCCCGACCTTCGAGCCGGACGTCGAGGTCTATGAACTGCACGACAAGGCCACCGGCAAGCTGATCGGCCTGTACTACACCGACGACTACGCCCGTCCGGGCAAGCGTTCGGGCGCCTGGATGACCACCTACCGGTCCTTCTCGACGCTGGACGGATCGAAGGTGATCCTGGGCTCGAACAACAACAACTTCACCAAGCCCGAGCCGGGCGAACCGGTGCTGATCTCGCTGGACGACGCCGAGACCCTGTTCCACGAGTTCGGCCACACCCTGCATTACTTCTCGTCGAACGTGACCTATCCGTCGTTCGGCAATACGCCGCGCGACTTCGTCGAATATCCGTCGCAGGTCCACGAGCACTGGGTGCTGAGCCGGCCGATCCTGGACGGCTATCTGAAACATTATCAGACGGGCGAGGCCATGCCCCAGGCCCTGGTCGACAAGATCCAGGCCTCGTCCACCTTCAACCAGGGCTATGCGACCGTCAGCTATCTGTCGTCGGCCATCGTCGACATGGACCTGCACACCCAGGCCACGCCGCCGACCGACATCGACGCCTTCGAGAAGGCCAGCCTGACGCGGATCGGCATGCCCAAGGAGATCGTGATGCGGCACCGCCTGCCGCAGTTCAATCACCTGTTCACGTCCGACGCCTATTCGGCCGGCTACTACAGCTACCTGTGGTCCGAGACGATGGACGCCGACACCTGGGCCTATTTCGAGGAGTCGGGCGACGTGTTCAATCCGGACATCGCCGGCCGCTTCAAGTCGATCATGCTGGCGCCGGGCAACACCACCGACCGGGCCGAGGCCTACCGCGCCTTCCGCGGTCGCGACCCGGACGTGGCGGCCCTGCTGAAGGTCCGCGGCTTCCCGGTGTCCTGATCGGGCAGGCTTGGGGCGAAAGCCTATAACGGGGACGCCGTCGGACGATCGGTCCGGCGGCGTCCTGCGTTTCAGGCCTCGAAGGAGCGGCTGCCCCGGGCGTATTCGGTCCGGGCGTGCGCGGGCAGGTTCGACAGGGCTTCGTCGCGCACGCCTGCGCGGCAGGCGAGGCGTTCGAGGGGCGTGCGGTTTGCGCACAGTTGGTCGGCCACCTGACGAATGCGGGTGTCCAGCCGCGCCGCGCCGTCGCGGGTGGCCAGGTCCAGATCCCCATAGGAGATGCGAAGGTCGGATGCGGAGGCGGCGCTTGCGGCCAGGACGGCGGCGGCCGTTAGAGAGACAATCCTGAACATGATCCTGTTTCCTTTTTTCCCGCCCCTCTATCGGCTGGGGCAGGGAAGGGTGGCGCAGAACCGCATCCAAACGGCGAAGCTTCCGCGGCGGAAACACGGCTGATTCATAATTCGGCGTCATGACATTTCGGACAGGCGAACGTCCCCCGCTGGGGCCGTCGATGCGAGGAGCCTCGCGCGTTGAGCGCATTTCGTCACGCGCCGTCCTGCACTAAGGCGTTAGCAACGCATCCGTTTCGGGAGATTCCATGTCCGTCGTCGCCTCCTATGTGTATCGAGAGGGACAGCGCGTACGGGCGGCGCCGCTGACGGAAAAGGGCCTGACGATGAAACCCGGCGAATTCGTCTGGATCGGCCTGCACGAGCCGACCGACGCCGAGTTCGATGTCCTGGTGAAGCGGTTCCACCTTCACCCCCTGGCGGTGGAAGACGCCCTGTCGGCCCACCAGATGCCCAAGGTCGAGGTCTATGGCCACGAACTGTTCGTCGTCGCCCGCACCGCCGAAAAGGTGGACGATACGATCAGCTATGGCGAGACCCACGTCTTCGTCGGCACGGACCACGTCATCAGCATTCGTCACGGCTCGGCCCGGTCGCACACGGCCCTGCGCGCCCAGCTGGAGGCCTCCCCCGAACAGCTTCGCGCCGGTCCCGACTTCGTCCTGCACGGGGTGCTGGACTTCATCGCCGACGCCTATGTGCCGATCGTCGACGGGGCGGAGGACAGCGTGCTGGAGCTGGAGCAGCGCGCGCTGGACACCTTCCTGTCGCGGCGCGAGATCCGCCGCCTGTTCACCCTGCGCCGCGAACTGCTGAAGTTCCGGCGCATCCTGGGGCCGATGGAGGAGGTGGCGGGTCGGCTGCAGTCGCTGGACCTGCCCTGTATCGACCCGGACATCCGACCCTATTTCCGCGACATCGCCGACCATGTGCGTCGGGTGAACAGCCGGTTGAACGGGCTGACGGACATCCTGGCCTCGGTGTTCGAGGTCGCCAATCTGCTGGAACAGCAGCGGCAGGGGGTGATCACCCGCAAGCTGGCCTCATGGGCGGCGCTGCTGGCCGTGCCGACGGCCATCGCCGGCATCTACGGCATGAACTTCGAGTTCATGCCCGAACTTCACTGGCGTTACGGCTATGCGGTCGTGATGGGTCTGATCGTCGCGGTCTGCGTCGGCCTCTACATCACCTTCAAACGCACGAAGTGGCTTTAGACCGATGAGCCGGCGAAGGGCGGGGGTGCCCTTCGCCGGCCGCAGCATCAGCTGTTGGCGAACAGGCCGACGACTTGGGCGACCTGACGGGCGCCGCGCGGCGCGCGCGCGTATTCCACCTGACGCTGGCGCGGCAGCTGGCGCATGGCTTCGGCGCGAACGGCGACCTCGCAAGGCCGGCGGTTGACGATCCGGCTGCCCGGAACGGTGAAGTTGCGGCACAGGCTTGCGGCGGCCTGATCGACGCGGCTGTCGAAGACGGCGGCGCCGGCGGCCGTGGACAGGTCCAGATCGCGGAAGGCGATCCGGGCTTCGTTGCTTTGGGCCAGGGCGGGGGACACGGACAGGACGGCGACGGCGAAGAGAACGGGGGAGAGAACCTTCATCGCTTTGCTCCTAAGAGAAAGATAATCGCTCGAAACGGCGACGAAGGCGCAATACGCGTGTTGTGTAACAGCTCAATGAGGGTTCAGCCGCCAATCCAAGACGGGCGGATTAAATCGTCGTCATGGTTGCGGCTGTAATCAGCCGCTGTTGCGCAGCCCTGCCGCCACGCCGTTGATCGCCAGCAGAATCCCCTCGCGAACACGGGGGTCTTCATCCCCGGCGCGGCGGCGGCGGATCAGTTCGATCTGCACATGGTTCAGCGGCTCGACATAGGGCATCCGCAGCCGGATCAGCCGATCCAGCTCGGGTTGGCCGCCCAGCAGCCTGTCATGGCCGGTGATGGCCAGGACGGCGTCGTGGGTTCTCTGCCACTCGTCGCGGATCTCGCCATAGATGCGCGCCGCCAGCGCCGGATCGGGCACCAGGGTGGCGTAACGGCGGGCGACCGTCATGTCCGACTTGGCCATGACCATTTCCATGTTCTGGACCAGGGTGCGGAAGAAGGGCCAGACCTCGGCCATGGCCTTCAGTTCGGCCATGTCCTGGCCCTGGACGGCCGAGCCGAAACCGAACCAGCCGGGCAGCATGACCCGGCTCTGCGACCAGCTGAACACCCAGGGAATGGCGCGCAGATCCTCGATCCGGGTCGAGGCGGTGCGCGAAGACGGGCGCGAGCCGATCTTCAGGTCGGCGATCTCGGCGATGGGGGTGGCGGCGCGGTAATAGTCGACGAAGCCGTCGGTCTCGTAGACCAGCTTGCGATAGGCGGCCATCGACCGGGCGGACAGGTCCGACAGGGTGGCGCCGTGGTCGGCGGTGAAGACGTGATCCTTGCCCTGATCCAGCGAGGCGAGGACGGCGCCGCAGGTCAGGGCGTCGAGGTTGCGCAGGGCGATCTCGGGCTCGCCGTACTTGTTGGCGATGACCTCGCCCTGTTCGGTGGTGCGGATGCGGCCCTGGACCGTGCCTTCCGGCTGGGCCAGCACCCCGGCGAAGGACGAACCCCCGCCGCGCCCGACCGTGCCGCCGCGCCCGTGGAACAGCTGCAGCTTCAGGCCGGCGGCCTTGGTCACCTCGACCAGGGCGCGCGAGGCCTCGTGCAGCTCCCAGCCGGACGTCAGATACGAGCCGTCCTTGTTGGAGTCCGAATAGCCGATCATCACTTCCTGAACGCCGCGCGCCTTGGCGACGGCCAGGGCGGACGGCTCCTTCAGCAGGCGCTCCAGCGTCGGACGCGAGGCGCGCAGGTCCTCAATGGTCTCGAACAGGGGGGCGGCCTGGATCGGGCAGGCGGCGGGATCCTCGGGGCGATAGAGGCCGACCTCCTTGAGCAGCAGATAGACCTCCAGCAGGTCCGAGGCCGCGTCGGTCTTGGAGACGATATGGGTGCGGATCGCCTGGGGGCCGAAGGCGGCCAGGGCCTCGGCGGCGGCCTGAAGAATGCCGCGCTCCTTCAGGGTTTCGGCCGCATACTCGGCATAGGGGCTGAACAACAGGCGCGGCGAGGCCAGTTCTGCGGCGAGCACCGAAAGCCGCCCCTCTTCGTCCAGGCCGGAATAGTCGGCGCAGACCCCGGCTGTCTTCAGCAGGTCGGCGACGACCCGTTCGTGGACGTCCGAGTTCTGGCGCAGGTCCAGGGTCGCCATGTGAAAGCCGAAGATCTCGACGGCGGTGACCAGGTCGCTGAGCCGGTCGTCGGCGAAGACCTCGCCATTATACGCCACCAGGCTGTCGCGCATGATCTTCAGATCGGCCTCGAAGGCGTCGGGGCCGGGGTAGGGCTCGGCGGCGACAACGGCGCGGCGGGGCGGCGGGGTTCCCCCCCGCGCCTCATAGGTGGCGGCCAGGCGGCCGTAGACGCCGGTCAGGGCGCGTCGATAGGGTTCGTCGGCGCGATGGGGGGACGGGTCGTGGGCGGCGTCCGCCAGGACGGCCAGTTCCGGCGAGACCTGGGCCAGTTCGGCCGCCAGACTGAGCTCGGCGCCCAGGGCGTGAACCTCTTCCAGGTAATAGCCCAGGACGGCGCGCGACTGGGTGCGGAAGGCGGCGGCCAGCACGGCGCCGTCGACGTTCGGATTGCCGTCCCGATCGCCGCCGACCCAGGTGCCGACCCGCATGAAGGGCTGAAGGTCCGGGGCGTCCAGCAGACGCCGCCAGGCCGACAACTGCTTCGGCGCGACGCGCAGGAAGATGCGGTCCAGGAAGGAGACGACGGTGTCGATCTCGTCCTGCACCACCAGTCCCTGGGTGCGGACCAGACGCGTGGCCCACAGGATGACGATCTGGCGGCGCAGGGGTTGGTTGATCTGGGCGGCTGAACAGGCGTCGCCGGCCTTGTCGCAGGCGTCCAGCATGTCGCTGACGGCGGCGATCCGGTCGATGACGCTCTTGCGCCGCACCTCGGACGGGTGGGCGGTCAGGACCGGCGAGACCAGGGCCTCGTCCAGCAGGGCGCGCACGGCCGCCTTGTCCACCTTCTGTTCGGCCAGCCGTTGCAGGGCGCCTTCGGGCGTATCGGGACGGGCGCCGGCCACGACCTGGCCCTGGGCGCGACGACGGGTGGCGCGATCCTCGGCGATATTGGCCAGCAGGGAGAACAGGGCGAAGCCGTGGGCCAGGCCGGCGGCCTGATCCACCGTCATGGCGGTCAACAGCTTCTCCAGCCGCT is a window encoding:
- a CDS encoding UrcA family protein, with the protein product MKVLSPVLFAVAVLSVSPALAQSNEARIAFRDLDLSTAAGAAVFDSRVDQAAASLCRNFTVPGSRIVNRRPCEVAVRAEAMRQLPRQRQVEYARAPRGARQVAQVVGLFANS
- a CDS encoding UrcA family protein — translated: MFRIVSLTAAAVLAASAASASDLRISYGDLDLATRDGAARLDTRIRQVADQLCANRTPLERLACRAGVRDEALSNLPAHARTEYARGSRSFEA
- a CDS encoding magnesium and cobalt transport protein CorA — protein: MSVVASYVYREGQRVRAAPLTEKGLTMKPGEFVWIGLHEPTDAEFDVLVKRFHLHPLAVEDALSAHQMPKVEVYGHELFVVARTAEKVDDTISYGETHVFVGTDHVISIRHGSARSHTALRAQLEASPEQLRAGPDFVLHGVLDFIADAYVPIVDGAEDSVLELEQRALDTFLSRREIRRLFTLRRELLKFRRILGPMEEVAGRLQSLDLPCIDPDIRPYFRDIADHVRRVNSRLNGLTDILASVFEVANLLEQQRQGVITRKLASWAALLAVPTAIAGIYGMNFEFMPELHWRYGYAVVMGLIVAVCVGLYITFKRTKWL
- the ppc gene encoding phosphoenolpyruvate carboxylase; the encoded protein is MMTPAADDALREEVRLLGGILGEVIRQEGGQDLFDHVEAVRQASVAYHRDPASHPAKRLEKLLTAMTVDQAAGLAHGFALFSLLANIAEDRATRRRAQGQVVAGARPDTPEGALQRLAEQKVDKAAVRALLDEALVSPVLTAHPSEVRRKSVIDRIAAVSDMLDACDKAGDACSAAQINQPLRRQIVILWATRLVRTQGLVVQDEIDTVVSFLDRIFLRVAPKQLSAWRRLLDAPDLQPFMRVGTWVGGDRDGNPNVDGAVLAAAFRTQSRAVLGYYLEEVHALGAELSLAAELAQVSPELAVLADAAHDPSPHRADEPYRRALTGVYGRLAATYEARGGTPPPRRAVVAAEPYPGPDAFEADLKIMRDSLVAYNGEVFADDRLSDLVTAVEIFGFHMATLDLRQNSDVHERVVADLLKTAGVCADYSGLDEEGRLSVLAAELASPRLLFSPYAEYAAETLKERGILQAAAEALAAFGPQAIRTHIVSKTDAASDLLEVYLLLKEVGLYRPEDPAACPIQAAPLFETIEDLRASRPTLERLLKEPSALAVAKARGVQEVMIGYSDSNKDGSYLTSGWELHEASRALVEVTKAAGLKLQLFHGRGGTVGRGGGSSFAGVLAQPEGTVQGRIRTTEQGEVIANKYGEPEIALRNLDALTCGAVLASLDQGKDHVFTADHGATLSDLSARSMAAYRKLVYETDGFVDYYRAATPIAEIADLKIGSRPSSRTASTRIEDLRAIPWVFSWSQSRVMLPGWFGFGSAVQGQDMAELKAMAEVWPFFRTLVQNMEMVMAKSDMTVARRYATLVPDPALAARIYGEIRDEWQRTHDAVLAITGHDRLLGGQPELDRLIRLRMPYVEPLNHVQIELIRRRRAGDEDPRVREGILLAINGVAAGLRNSG
- a CDS encoding M3 family metallopeptidase; amino-acid sequence: MHRRQLLIAGGSLMALSACASTGSGATPATGAPTAMDLAEEGRIARAVLPAATPKAELLQPWTGSYDGLPPFDKVTPAKLREAMLEGIELQRADIAAIANNPEAPTFANTMAALELAGEPLDRASNLYGVMTSNIGGEAYDAVDTELSPILSAASDEITFNAALFQRVKTVADNADAMGLSAQQKRLAERRRDAFIRSGANLDAAGKAELGRINTALSNAFTRFGQKVVADENAWTLIPNEAGLAGLPASNKAAAASAARSRNLQGWAILNTRSAVDPFLTFADDRALREQVWKKFVNRGDNGDANDTNATIAEIVKLRDQRAKLLGYRNHAELRMQDTMAKTPANAQSLMDRVWAPAKARVAEEVADMKAIAGFDIEPWDYLYFAEKVRKAKYDLDQNQLKPYFELNAVRAGSFAMAERLYGFKFTKLPKGSVPTFEPDVEVYELHDKATGKLIGLYYTDDYARPGKRSGAWMTTYRSFSTLDGSKVILGSNNNNFTKPEPGEPVLISLDDAETLFHEFGHTLHYFSSNVTYPSFGNTPRDFVEYPSQVHEHWVLSRPILDGYLKHYQTGEAMPQALVDKIQASSTFNQGYATVSYLSSAIVDMDLHTQATPPTDIDAFEKASLTRIGMPKEIVMRHRLPQFNHLFTSDAYSAGYYSYLWSETMDADTWAYFEESGDVFNPDIAGRFKSIMLAPGNTTDRAEAYRAFRGRDPDVAALLKVRGFPVS